Proteins encoded together in one Sulfitobacter pontiacus window:
- a CDS encoding holin-associated N-acetylmuramidase, protein MQTVEEIAKSIVAREGGFVNDPDDPGGATNHGVTIHTLRRLGLDVNRDGAVNLADVQELTQDQATEIFITHYFHKPKIAQLPRPLQPSVFDMYVNAGANAVKILQRLLRDMGFDVAVDGVLGPQTLGATGRAYAAAPAQMVDAYAVARRNYYFGLADQRPASRKYARTRAGKKGGWIKRAEEFMSPRYHLSIRDFNERVAAWG, encoded by the coding sequence ATGCAAACTGTTGAGGAAATTGCAAAGTCCATCGTCGCGCGTGAGGGGGGCTTTGTGAATGACCCCGATGATCCGGGCGGGGCAACGAACCACGGCGTCACCATCCACACACTGCGTCGGCTGGGGCTGGATGTGAACCGTGACGGCGCGGTAAATCTCGCCGATGTTCAAGAGCTTACTCAAGATCAAGCGACCGAGATATTCATCACCCATTACTTCCACAAACCCAAGATCGCGCAGCTGCCCCGTCCGCTCCAGCCCTCCGTTTTCGACATGTACGTGAATGCGGGGGCGAATGCGGTGAAGATTCTTCAGCGATTGTTAAGAGATATGGGGTTTGATGTGGCCGTGGACGGGGTGCTTGGACCGCAAACGCTTGGCGCTACGGGGCGCGCCTATGCCGCTGCACCTGCGCAGATGGTGGACGCCTACGCCGTGGCGCGGCGTAACTATTACTTTGGGCTGGCGGATCAGCGCCCCGCAAGTCGCAAATACGCCCGCACAAGGGCAGGAAAGAAGGGAGGATGGATCAAACGGGCAGAGGAATTCATGTCGCCGCGGTACCATCTGAGCATCCGTGACTTTAACGAAAGGGTCGCGGCATGGGGATGA
- a CDS encoding heme lyase CcmF/NrfE family subunit — translation MITELGHFALILAFGVAIVQMVVPLIGAHKRWPGWMAVAEPAAGAQFALTLLAFGALMWAFVTSDFSLRLVVLNSHSMKPLLYKISGTWGNHEGSMLLWVLIVSLFGAMAAWFGGNLPPTLRARVLSVQAAIGVAFFAFILFTSNPFLRLATPPFDGQDLNPLLQDPGLAFHPPFLYLGYVGLSMTFSFAVAALIEGRIDAAWGRWVRPWTLAAWVFLTIGIALGSWWAYYELGWGGFWFWDPVENASFMPWLLAAALLHSAIVVEKRESLKSWTILLAILAFGFSLIGTFIVRSGLLTSVHAFANDPERGVFILMIMAFFMGGALVLFAARASALEAKGVFSMVSRESALLVNNVVLAVACFVVFIGTMWPLLAEMFFDRKLSVGPPFFNAAFTPFMIMLGLILPIGSAMPWKRAVISRALKPLRYAFVLAIAIGGLAYAMQSGRSLLGPLGLFLGAWIVMGTVVDLWGRTGRGSNRLRRLGRLPRADWGKMVAHAGLGVTMAGVAGLTAWSIDDIRAVPLGDSYDVGRYTVQLDDVTQGQGPNYTATTGSVTLFHDGEEIAQLRPEKRFYPVAQMPTTEAAIDYNLLRDVYVVIGDEQANGGWVVRTYVKPLTNWIWIGCALMALGGVLSLSDRRYRVAAGAAKSKPVAAQ, via the coding sequence ATGATTACAGAGCTCGGACATTTCGCCCTTATCCTCGCCTTCGGCGTTGCCATCGTTCAGATGGTCGTGCCCCTGATCGGTGCCCATAAACGCTGGCCCGGGTGGATGGCTGTGGCAGAGCCCGCCGCCGGGGCGCAATTCGCCCTGACATTGCTGGCGTTTGGGGCGTTGATGTGGGCCTTTGTCACCTCTGATTTCTCGCTGCGATTGGTGGTGTTGAACAGCCACTCGATGAAGCCGCTTTTGTATAAAATCAGCGGTACTTGGGGCAATCATGAAGGCTCAATGCTGCTGTGGGTGCTCATTGTCTCGCTATTCGGGGCGATGGCCGCGTGGTTCGGGGGGAATCTGCCGCCGACTTTGCGGGCGCGGGTTCTTTCTGTGCAAGCCGCAATCGGTGTGGCGTTTTTTGCCTTCATCCTTTTCACATCCAACCCGTTCTTGCGGCTGGCGACGCCACCTTTTGACGGGCAGGATCTGAACCCGCTTCTGCAGGACCCCGGGCTCGCCTTCCACCCGCCGTTTTTGTATTTGGGGTATGTCGGCCTTTCGATGACCTTCAGCTTTGCCGTTGCCGCCTTGATCGAAGGGCGGATCGATGCTGCTTGGGGCCGGTGGGTGCGCCCTTGGACCCTGGCGGCGTGGGTGTTTTTGACGATCGGCATCGCGCTCGGGTCCTGGTGGGCCTATTACGAACTTGGCTGGGGCGGGTTCTGGTTCTGGGATCCCGTTGAAAACGCAAGCTTTATGCCCTGGCTTCTGGCGGCAGCGCTGCTTCATTCCGCCATCGTTGTGGAAAAACGCGAAAGCCTGAAAAGCTGGACGATCCTGCTTGCGATCCTGGCTTTTGGCTTCTCGCTGATCGGGACGTTTATCGTCAGGTCCGGGTTGCTAACCTCGGTCCACGCCTTTGCGAATGACCCCGAACGCGGCGTGTTTATCCTGATGATCATGGCGTTTTTCATGGGCGGTGCGCTGGTTCTGTTCGCGGCGCGCGCCAGCGCGCTAGAGGCGAAAGGCGTGTTCAGCATGGTCAGCCGAGAGTCGGCTTTGCTGGTAAACAACGTAGTGCTCGCCGTTGCGTGTTTCGTCGTGTTCATTGGCACGATGTGGCCCTTGCTGGCCGAAATGTTCTTCGACAGAAAATTGAGCGTTGGCCCCCCGTTTTTTAACGCCGCCTTTACACCTTTCATGATTATGCTGGGGCTGATCCTGCCGATCGGGTCGGCGATGCCTTGGAAGCGTGCGGTGATTTCGCGGGCGCTAAAGCCGCTACGCTACGCCTTCGTATTGGCGATTGCGATTGGAGGATTGGCCTACGCGATGCAGTCGGGGCGTAGCTTACTGGGTCCGCTCGGGTTGTTCTTGGGTGCGTGGATCGTGATGGGCACCGTTGTTGACCTGTGGGGGCGCACGGGGCGCGGTAGTAACCGGCTGCGCCGACTTGGGCGGTTGCCGCGTGCGGATTGGGGCAAGATGGTGGCCCACGCCGGCCTTGGGGTGACCATGGCGGGGGTGGCTGGCCTGACGGCGTGGTCGATTGATGACATCCGCGCCGTTCCGCTGGGGGACTCCTACGATGTGGGGCGCTACACCGTGCAGCTGGACGATGTCACCCAGGGCCAGGGGCCGAACTATACGGCGACGACCGGCAGCGTGACACTGTTCCACGACGGGGAAGAGATTGCGCAGTTGCGACCGGAGAAACGCTTCTATCCCGTTGCGCAGATGCCCACGACCGAAGCGGCGATCGACTATAATCTGCTGCGCGATGTCTATGTTGTGATCGGGGATGAACAGGCAAATGGCGGCTGGGTGGTGCGCACTTATGTCAAGCCGCTAACCAACTGGATTTGGATCGGCTGCGCGCTAATGGCCCTTGGTGGCGTGTTAAGCCTTTCGGACCGGCGCTACCGCGTTGCGGCAGGGGCGGCGAAATCAAAACCGGTGGCTGCACAATGA
- the argC gene encoding N-acetyl-gamma-glutamyl-phosphate reductase, translated as MTHNIAILGASGYTGAELIRLIAGHSFMQIKALGANSKAGQTIAEVFPHLRHLDLPALVTIEEIDFSDIDLCFCALPHKTSQEVIANLPKDLKIVDLSADFRLRDPEAYAKWYGNPHAALEQQKEAVYGLTEFYREEIKSARLVAGTGCNAATGQFALRPLIEKGVIDLDDIILDLKCAVSGAGRSLKENLLHAELSEGYHAYSLGGTHRHLGEFDQEFSAIAGRPVKVQFTPHLVPANRGILATVYVKGDAEVIHKTLAAAYDAEPFIELLPMGEAPSTRHIRGSNFCHIGVVADRIDGRAIVVAALDNLTKGSSGQALQNANLMLGIDEVEGLMMAPLFP; from the coding sequence ATGACCCATAATATCGCCATTCTTGGTGCCTCCGGCTATACCGGAGCCGAGCTGATCCGGCTGATCGCTGGCCATTCCTTTATGCAGATCAAAGCTTTGGGGGCAAACTCCAAGGCGGGGCAAACCATCGCAGAGGTGTTTCCACACCTGCGTCATCTCGACCTGCCCGCATTGGTCACCATTGAAGAGATCGATTTCTCGGACATTGACCTGTGCTTTTGCGCCTTGCCGCATAAGACCAGCCAAGAGGTCATTGCGAACCTGCCTAAAGACCTGAAAATCGTCGATCTTTCGGCAGATTTCCGGCTGCGCGACCCCGAGGCATACGCCAAGTGGTACGGCAACCCCCATGCCGCGCTGGAGCAGCAGAAAGAGGCGGTCTATGGCCTCACCGAATTCTACCGCGAAGAGATCAAATCCGCGCGTCTTGTGGCCGGTACAGGCTGTAACGCCGCCACCGGCCAGTTCGCCCTGCGCCCCTTGATCGAAAAAGGCGTGATTGATCTGGACGACATCATCCTTGACCTCAAATGCGCCGTGTCCGGTGCGGGGCGGTCGTTGAAGGAAAACCTGCTGCATGCAGAGCTGTCCGAGGGGTACCACGCCTATTCCCTTGGTGGGACGCACCGCCATCTGGGTGAGTTTGATCAGGAGTTTTCCGCCATCGCCGGCCGTCCGGTCAAGGTGCAGTTCACCCCGCATCTGGTGCCCGCCAACCGCGGGATTTTGGCGACCGTCTATGTCAAAGGCGACGCCGAGGTGATCCACAAAACCCTTGCCGCGGCCTATGATGCCGAGCCCTTTATCGAACTGCTGCCCATGGGGGAGGCCCCGAGCACGCGCCATATTCGCGGGTCGAACTTCTGTCACATCGGCGTGGTGGCAGACCGGATCGACGGCCGCGCCATTGTGGTTGCCGCGCTCGATAATCTGACCAAGGGCTCCAGCGGGCAGGCGTTGCAAAACGCCAACCTGATGTTAGGTATTGACGAGGTCGAGGGGCTGATGATGGCTCCGCTATTTCCCTGA
- a CDS encoding cytochrome c-type biogenesis protein: MRALILALMLLVAPVLSVAPTWAVQPDEVLSDPALEQRARSLSKGLRCLVCRNESIDESNASLARDLRILLRERLVAGDSDEEAVAYIVDRYGEYVLLNPPARGSTWVLWAAGPLMLLIAAGVGFGYLRGRAKAPSVEQAPLSAQEQARLDDILKR, from the coding sequence ATGAGAGCGCTGATCCTCGCCCTGATGTTGCTTGTAGCACCTGTGCTATCGGTTGCACCGACCTGGGCCGTGCAGCCGGACGAGGTGCTCTCGGATCCTGCACTTGAGCAACGCGCGCGCAGCTTGTCGAAAGGGTTGCGTTGCCTTGTGTGCCGCAACGAAAGCATCGACGAAAGCAACGCCAGCCTTGCGCGCGACCTGCGTATCCTGCTGCGCGAACGTCTGGTGGCCGGCGATAGCGACGAAGAGGCGGTCGCTTATATCGTCGACCGCTATGGTGAATATGTCCTGCTGAACCCGCCTGCGCGGGGATCGACCTGGGTGTTATGGGCGGCAGGACCGCTCATGCTGTTGATTGCGGCAGGGGTCGGGTTTGGCTACCTGCGCGGTCGTGCGAAGGCACCGTCCGTCGAACAGGCCCCGCTCAGCGCACAAGAACAGGCGCGGCTGGACGACATTCTGAAGCGATAA
- a CDS encoding ComEC/Rec2 family competence protein has product MGLLSYMAQSMRAQRGHLIGWVPVCLAVGIGCYFALRVEPSLTVLLWVAGGAALLGAAAFLAGEISGPVVLGAAFALVGFDLAAWRAHAVGGPVLGWRYYGPIAGRVVAVDRSQSDALRLTLDRVVLERVSAARTPLHVRVSLHGDRRFDADITPGLGVMTTGHLSPPSGPVEPEGFDFQRHAWFAGLGAVGYSRTPLLAATPAEAGHGGLAVFRARMAASARIQRILPGDIGGFATAITTGDRSAISQDALQDLRASNLAHLLAISGLHMGLLSAVVFGALRIVLTLVPWIALRWPTRSIAAAGALVAASGYLLLSGGNVATERAFIMVAVALGALIIGRRALTLRAVAIAATIVLVLRPEALTGPGFQMSFAATTGLVAIFGWLRNAEVSLGPKWLAPAVATVISSAVAGGFTAPIGAAHFNTIAQYGLVANLLSVPLMGVLVMPAAVAALVMAPLGLEWIPLQVMGAGLRWILLVAQGVAEIDGAQGHVAAPGPWVLPLLALGFLWLLLWQGWLRFAGLGAVIAAGVLWHGAERPTVLISDTGSLVGVMTPTGRALSKTKGAGFVALNWLENDGDGADQARAAARWPTRSKIGEREVIHLSGKRARAAFGACRADQIIVLSVVPDPPLTGGCDVFDPDRLRSTGAIALTLDKGRVTMQTARQKAGTRLWTAWPKDRPPR; this is encoded by the coding sequence ATGGGGCTGTTGTCCTATATGGCGCAGAGCATGCGCGCACAGCGGGGGCATCTGATCGGCTGGGTGCCGGTGTGTCTGGCCGTGGGGATCGGCTGCTATTTTGCGCTGCGGGTTGAGCCTTCGCTGACCGTCCTGCTTTGGGTCGCGGGCGGGGCGGCGCTGCTGGGGGCTGCGGCCTTTCTGGCGGGCGAGATCTCGGGGCCTGTGGTGTTGGGCGCGGCCTTTGCATTGGTCGGTTTTGATCTGGCGGCGTGGCGGGCCCATGCTGTCGGCGGGCCGGTGCTGGGGTGGCGCTATTACGGCCCGATCGCGGGGCGCGTCGTGGCGGTGGATCGCAGCCAGTCCGACGCCTTGCGGCTGACGCTGGATCGGGTCGTGCTAGAACGGGTGTCTGCGGCGCGCACGCCGCTGCATGTGCGCGTGTCCTTGCACGGCGACAGACGCTTTGACGCGGATATCACGCCGGGGTTGGGGGTGATGACCACGGGGCATCTGTCGCCGCCAAGCGGCCCGGTCGAGCCTGAGGGCTTTGATTTCCAGCGGCATGCATGGTTCGCGGGCTTGGGCGCTGTGGGGTACAGTCGCACCCCCTTACTGGCGGCGACACCGGCTGAGGCGGGGCATGGCGGGCTGGCGGTCTTTCGGGCGCGCATGGCGGCCTCGGCCCGGATTCAGCGGATCTTGCCGGGTGATATAGGCGGGTTTGCCACGGCGATCACCACCGGCGACCGCAGCGCCATCAGCCAGGACGCGCTGCAGGATCTGCGCGCCAGCAACCTTGCGCATCTATTGGCGATCTCGGGCTTGCACATGGGGTTGCTGAGCGCGGTGGTCTTTGGCGCGTTGCGGATCGTGCTGACGTTGGTGCCATGGATCGCGCTGCGCTGGCCCACGCGCAGCATCGCAGCCGCTGGGGCGCTGGTGGCGGCCAGCGGCTATCTGTTGTTGTCGGGGGGCAATGTCGCAACCGAACGCGCGTTCATCATGGTCGCCGTGGCCCTTGGCGCGTTGATCATCGGGCGACGGGCGCTGACCCTGCGGGCCGTGGCGATTGCGGCCACGATCGTATTGGTCCTTCGGCCAGAGGCATTGACGGGCCCGGGGTTCCAGATGTCCTTTGCGGCCACCACGGGGTTGGTTGCGATCTTTGGCTGGTTGCGCAACGCCGAGGTCTCGCTTGGTCCTAAGTGGCTGGCACCGGCTGTGGCGACGGTGATTTCCTCGGCTGTGGCGGGGGGCTTTACCGCGCCCATCGGGGCGGCCCATTTCAACACGATTGCGCAGTATGGCTTGGTCGCGAACCTGCTGTCGGTCCCGCTGATGGGTGTCTTGGTGATGCCGGCCGCCGTTGCGGCCTTGGTCATGGCTCCGCTGGGGCTAGAGTGGATCCCCCTGCAGGTCATGGGCGCAGGGTTGCGCTGGATCTTGCTGGTCGCGCAAGGCGTGGCAGAGATCGACGGGGCGCAGGGCCATGTGGCCGCCCCCGGCCCTTGGGTGCTGCCGCTGCTGGCGCTCGGGTTTTTGTGGCTATTGCTGTGGCAGGGTTGGTTGCGATTTGCCGGTTTGGGGGCCGTGATTGCAGCGGGGGTATTGTGGCACGGGGCAGAGCGTCCGACGGTGCTGATCTCGGACACCGGCAGTCTGGTGGGGGTGATGACCCCCACGGGCCGTGCGCTGAGCAAGACAAAAGGCGCAGGCTTTGTTGCGCTCAACTGGCTGGAGAATGATGGCGACGGCGCCGATCAGGCCCGGGCCGCAGCGCGTTGGCCCACAAGGTCAAAGATCGGGGAACGAGAGGTGATCCACCTGTCCGGCAAACGCGCGCGGGCGGCGTTCGGGGCGTGCCGTGCGGATCAGATCATCGTGCTGTCAGTTGTGCCCGATCCGCCGCTGACGGGCGGCTGCGATGTGTTTGACCCCGACCGGTTACGCTCCACGGGGGCAATTGCACTCACCCTCGACAAGGGGCGGGTCACTATGCAAACGGCCCGCCAAAAGGCGGGCACGCGGTTGTGGACGGCATGGCCCAAGGACAGGCCGCCGCGGTAG
- the ccmE gene encoding cytochrome c maturation protein CcmE, with the protein MKSLKKQRRIQIIGVAVVALVLSTALIGYAMRDGINFFRAPSQVIAEPPGPAEVFRIGGLVEEGSLVRGDGLTIRFSVTDGGAAVPVTYSGVLPDLFEENQGMVGTGRYINGTFEATEILAKHDETYMPKEVVDALKEQGVYVAPEG; encoded by the coding sequence ATGAAAAGTCTTAAAAAGCAACGGCGTATCCAGATTATCGGCGTCGCGGTCGTGGCGCTTGTGCTGTCCACGGCGCTGATTGGATATGCCATGCGCGACGGGATAAACTTTTTCCGCGCGCCCAGTCAGGTGATCGCCGAACCGCCCGGCCCGGCAGAGGTTTTCCGCATCGGTGGCCTCGTTGAAGAGGGCAGCCTTGTGCGCGGGGATGGTCTGACGATCCGCTTTTCCGTGACCGATGGCGGCGCGGCTGTGCCTGTGACCTACAGCGGTGTATTGCCCGATCTGTTCGAGGAAAATCAAGGCATGGTGGGGACAGGGCGTTACATCAACGGCACCTTCGAAGCGACGGAAATCCTTGCTAAACATGACGAGACCTACATGCCGAAAGAGGTCGTCGACGCCCTGAAAGAGCAAGGCGTTTATGTTGCCCCCGAGGGGTGA
- the gltA gene encoding citrate synthase, producing MAESTKSATLTIDGNSFELPIYSPSAGPDVMDIRKLFSQANVFTYDPGFTSTAACDSTITFIDGDEGVLLHRGYPIDQLASESHYLEVCYLLLYGELPSAAQLEEFENLVTNHTMIHEQMINFFRGFRRDAHPMAIMVGVVGAMSAFYHDSTDINDAHQREVATIRLIAKMPTIAAMAYKYTIGQPFIYPRNDVDYAGNFLRMCFAVPAEDYVVDPILARAMDRIFTLHADHEQNASTSTVRLASSSGANPFACIAAGIACLWGPAHGGANQACLEMLKEIGTPDRIPEFIARAKDKNDPFRLMGFGHRVYKNHDPRATVMKESADEVLELLGVENNPILQVAKELEKQALEDPYFAEKKLFPNVDFYSGIILEAMGFPTSMFTPIFALARTVGWISQWKEQISDPQLKIGRPRQLYLGETPRDYVDIEKR from the coding sequence ATGGCCGAAAGTACAAAATCCGCAACGTTGACCATCGACGGGAACAGCTTTGAACTGCCGATCTATTCCCCGTCGGCGGGCCCGGATGTCATGGACATCCGCAAGCTGTTCTCTCAGGCGAATGTGTTCACATATGACCCTGGCTTCACCTCGACAGCGGCCTGTGACAGCACGATCACCTTCATTGACGGTGACGAAGGCGTGTTGCTGCACCGCGGGTATCCGATCGACCAACTGGCCAGCGAATCCCACTACCTCGAAGTGTGCTACCTGCTGCTGTATGGCGAACTGCCCTCTGCCGCGCAGCTGGAAGAGTTCGAAAATCTGGTGACCAACCACACCATGATCCACGAGCAGATGATCAACTTCTTCCGTGGTTTCCGCCGTGATGCACACCCGATGGCGATCATGGTCGGCGTTGTGGGCGCGATGTCTGCCTTCTACCACGACAGCACCGACATCAACGACGCGCACCAGCGCGAAGTGGCAACGATCCGTCTGATCGCCAAGATGCCGACGATTGCCGCGATGGCCTATAAGTACACCATCGGTCAGCCGTTCATCTATCCGCGCAACGACGTAGACTATGCCGGTAACTTCCTGCGCATGTGTTTCGCCGTCCCTGCCGAGGATTATGTCGTCGACCCGATCCTTGCCCGTGCGATGGACCGCATCTTTACGCTGCACGCGGACCACGAACAGAACGCATCGACATCGACCGTGCGTCTGGCGTCCTCTTCTGGGGCGAACCCCTTTGCCTGTATCGCTGCTGGCATCGCCTGCCTTTGGGGGCCCGCGCATGGTGGGGCGAACCAGGCATGTCTTGAAATGCTGAAAGAGATCGGCACACCGGACCGCATCCCTGAATTCATCGCCCGCGCCAAGGACAAGAACGACCCGTTCCGCCTGATGGGCTTTGGTCACCGCGTCTACAAGAACCACGACCCACGCGCGACCGTGATGAAAGAAAGCGCGGACGAAGTGCTTGAGCTGCTGGGTGTCGAAAACAACCCGATCCTGCAGGTCGCGAAAGAGCTTGAAAAACAGGCGCTGGAAGATCCGTATTTCGCAGAGAAGAAGCTGTTCCCGAACGTCGATTTCTACTCGGGCATCATCCTCGAAGCGATGGGTTTCCCCACGTCGATGTTCACGCCGATCTTTGCGCTGGCACGGACCGTTGGCTGGATCTCGCAGTGGAAAGAGCAGATCAGCGATCCTCAGCTGAAAATCGGGCGTCCCCGTCAGCTGTATCTTGGCGAAACACCACGCGACTATGTGGATATCGAAAAGCGCTGA
- a CDS encoding holin family protein: MGMIDTALALVFGDGRNVVRDTVEVFRANAEKTAGRDATAREQAMVQFGAEFAVPRKGRFDRFMDGLNRLPRPALALGTLGLFIAAMVDPVWFASRMQGVSLVPEPLWWLLGVVVSFYFGARYQVKTQEFQRSIARTIAQTPTVMRHIEELETLRVNGVEEGAVRDLEGVSSAVRDRSDNAALADWRRAAG, from the coding sequence ATGGGGATGATTGATACCGCGCTTGCGTTGGTCTTTGGTGACGGCCGCAATGTGGTGCGCGACACGGTCGAGGTATTTCGCGCCAATGCGGAAAAGACGGCCGGCCGTGATGCGACCGCGCGGGAACAGGCTATGGTGCAATTTGGGGCGGAATTCGCTGTGCCTCGCAAGGGACGGTTTGACCGTTTCATGGACGGGCTGAACCGGCTTCCGCGTCCAGCGCTGGCGCTTGGTACCTTGGGCTTGTTCATCGCGGCGATGGTTGATCCGGTCTGGTTTGCCAGCCGGATGCAGGGCGTGTCGCTGGTGCCAGAGCCGTTGTGGTGGCTTCTGGGGGTTGTCGTGTCCTTCTACTTTGGCGCGCGGTATCAGGTGAAAACACAAGAGTTCCAACGCTCTATCGCGCGCACCATCGCGCAGACACCAACGGTGATGCGACATATCGAAGAGCTGGAAACGCTACGTGTTAATGGTGTTGAAGAAGGGGCCGTGCGGGATCTGGAAGGCGTATCTAGCGCAGTGCGCGACAGATCGGACAACGCGGCGCTTGCGGACTGGCGCAGGGCTGCGGGGTAA
- a CDS encoding enoyl-CoA hydratase-related protein codes for MDYQTLTYELTDGLAVVTMNRPDKMNALTTQMRAEIEHAFTQAGKDARCVVITGAGRAFCTGQDLSDSSSKGSLDLERTLREEYGPMLRAITNCPVPTIAAVNGPAAGAGANLALAADVVFATESSYFLQAFTRIGLMPDAGGTYTLPRQMGTAKAMGAALFADKISARQADDWGMIWEAVADAAFDNHWRAKAAHLAQGPTAAYAAAKNAIRASWDNTLEDQLSLEAQEQGKCGQSRDFKEGVMAFMQKRPASFEGR; via the coding sequence ATGGACTATCAAACCCTGACCTATGAACTGACCGACGGGCTGGCCGTGGTCACCATGAACCGCCCCGACAAGATGAACGCGCTGACCACGCAAATGCGGGCAGAGATCGAGCACGCGTTTACCCAAGCGGGCAAGGACGCGCGTTGTGTGGTCATCACCGGTGCCGGTCGTGCGTTTTGCACCGGTCAGGATCTGAGCGACAGCAGCAGCAAGGGCTCGCTGGATCTGGAACGCACCCTGCGCGAGGAATACGGCCCCATGCTGCGGGCGATCACCAATTGTCCTGTGCCAACGATCGCCGCGGTCAATGGTCCTGCGGCGGGGGCAGGGGCGAACCTTGCACTGGCTGCGGATGTGGTCTTTGCGACGGAATCTTCCTATTTCCTGCAAGCATTTACGCGCATTGGACTGATGCCCGATGCGGGCGGCACCTACACGTTGCCCCGCCAGATGGGCACGGCCAAGGCTATGGGCGCGGCCTTGTTCGCGGATAAAATCTCTGCCCGTCAGGCGGATGACTGGGGGATGATTTGGGAAGCCGTGGCTGATGCCGCGTTTGACAACCATTGGCGTGCCAAGGCGGCGCATCTGGCGCAAGGACCGACCGCAGCCTATGCCGCTGCCAAGAACGCCATTCGCGCCAGCTGGGACAATACGCTGGAGGATCAGCTGTCGCTAGAGGCGCAGGAACAAGGCAAATGCGGGCAATCACGTGATTTCAAAGAGGGCGTGATGGCCTTTATGCAGAAACGTCCCGCGAGCTTCGAGGGCCGCTAA
- the gltX gene encoding glutamate--tRNA ligase codes for MTTPVVTRFAPSPTGYLHIGGARTALFSWLYARGRGGKFLLRIEDTDRQRHTPEATEAILQGMAWLGLDHDGDVVSQFENAPRHAEVALQLLAEGKAYKCFASQEEIAAFRDQAKAEGRSTLYQSPWRDAAPETHPDAPYVVRIKAPLTGETVIHDAVQGDVVIGNDQLDDMVLLRSDGTPVYMLAVVVDDHDMGVTHVIRGDDHLNNAARQMMIYNAMGWDVPVWAHIPLIHGADGKKLSKRHGALGAQEYQAMGFPAAGMRNYLARLGWSHGDDEFFTDAQAQEWFDLDGIRKSPAQFDLKKLENICGQHIAAADDAALRHEIEAYLTAAGLPALTNAQADGLERAMYCLKDRAKKFPDLLEKAEFILAERPIQPDEKADKHLDNVSRGMLTELTPQLQNVTWDRETLEEALNGFAAARDTKFGKLAGPLRAALAGRAATPSVFDMMLVLGRDESLARLNDAAI; via the coding sequence ATGACAACGCCTGTCGTTACCCGTTTCGCCCCGTCTCCTACCGGTTATCTGCACATCGGCGGCGCGCGGACGGCGCTGTTCAGCTGGCTTTATGCACGCGGTCGGGGCGGTAAATTCCTGCTGCGTATCGAAGACACCGACCGCCAGCGCCACACCCCCGAGGCAACCGAAGCGATTCTGCAGGGCATGGCGTGGCTGGGACTGGATCACGACGGTGACGTGGTCAGCCAGTTCGAAAACGCGCCCCGCCACGCCGAGGTGGCGCTGCAACTTCTTGCCGAAGGAAAGGCCTATAAGTGCTTTGCCTCGCAAGAAGAAATCGCCGCGTTCCGGGATCAGGCCAAGGCCGAGGGGCGCAGCACCCTGTACCAATCACCCTGGCGTGACGCCGCGCCCGAAACGCATCCCGACGCCCCCTATGTCGTACGGATCAAGGCTCCGTTGACGGGCGAAACGGTCATCCACGACGCGGTGCAGGGCGACGTGGTGATCGGGAACGACCAGCTTGATGACATGGTACTGTTACGTTCCGATGGTACGCCCGTCTATATGCTGGCCGTTGTTGTTGATGACCATGACATGGGCGTGACCCATGTGATCCGCGGGGATGATCACCTCAACAATGCCGCGCGGCAGATGATGATTTACAACGCCATGGGCTGGGACGTACCGGTCTGGGCGCATATCCCGCTGATCCACGGCGCGGACGGCAAGAAACTGTCTAAACGTCACGGCGCTTTGGGCGCGCAGGAGTATCAGGCCATGGGCTTTCCCGCGGCCGGTATGCGCAACTACCTCGCCCGTCTGGGGTGGAGCCATGGGGACGACGAATTCTTCACCGACGCCCAAGCGCAAGAATGGTTCGATCTGGACGGTATCCGCAAAAGCCCCGCGCAATTTGACCTCAAGAAGCTGGAAAACATCTGCGGGCAGCACATCGCCGCGGCGGATGATGCTGCATTGCGGCACGAGATCGAGGCCTATTTGACTGCTGCCGGTCTGCCCGCGCTCACAAATGCGCAAGCTGACGGGTTGGAGCGGGCGATGTATTGCTTAAAGGATCGCGCGAAGAAATTTCCTGATCTCCTTGAAAAAGCTGAGTTTATCCTCGCCGAACGCCCCATCCAACCGGACGAGAAGGCAGACAAGCACTTGGACAATGTATCCCGTGGTATGCTGACTGAATTGACGCCGCAGTTGCAGAATGTTACTTGGGACAGAGAAACGCTGGAGGAGGCGCTGAACGGCTTTGCCGCCGCTCGGGACACCAAATTCGGCAAACTGGCGGGGCCGCTGCGCGCAGCACTCGCCGGGCGGGCAGCAACCCCATCAGTTTTCGATATGATGCTGGTACTTGGGCGTGACGAAAGCCTTGCCCGTTTAAACGATGCGGCTATCTAA